In a single window of the Bacillus mycoides genome:
- a CDS encoding catalase, which yields MNEKYDKQRQSLLGEDFNQNRELNEPAKLHSQTVGSRGPVLKQDSVLHEALQEFIHEKILERPVHVKGFGAFGYFQTIYPMSEHTKLIFLQNSNEKVPVMVRFSLAVGIKGTPDTSRNVSGFATKFYTEEGIFDLICNHIPVFSIRDPMRFPEFIKAFLPSPKNNLIDPDRSWGFVARAPESIHFIVRLYSDAGTIKSLRHIPGHSVNTYVWRNAQGIRKYVKYHWYPFEGVQYISREEANRLAAENPDYAGKDLYDAIAGGKPVEYGLYVQLMDPKDEANLSYDPLDDTKVWDEKEYPLIPVGKMVLNKNPDNYMEQVEKVAFSPSNLLDGTELSDDKILQGRANIYSDSQRRRIGAEFRKLQVNQQQDWTPANQITSGDGRYIEGKLERTSITKQDDFKQAGEFYAKLQPIEKEHLAENLASDLKVISEDIKKVILGYFHKVSADLVNRIESAMQRL from the coding sequence ATGAATGAAAAATATGATAAACAGAGGCAATCTTTATTAGGAGAAGACTTTAACCAAAATCGAGAACTTAATGAACCAGCTAAACTTCACTCTCAAACAGTTGGTTCACGTGGACCTGTTTTAAAGCAAGATAGTGTACTGCACGAGGCGTTACAAGAATTCATTCATGAAAAAATTTTAGAAAGACCTGTTCATGTAAAAGGATTTGGTGCATTTGGTTATTTCCAAACGATATATCCGATGTCTGAGCATACAAAACTAATATTTTTACAAAATTCTAATGAGAAAGTTCCTGTTATGGTTCGCTTTTCTTTAGCTGTCGGTATAAAAGGAACACCTGATACATCTAGAAATGTAAGTGGCTTTGCTACAAAATTTTATACAGAAGAAGGCATTTTTGACCTTATATGTAATCACATTCCCGTCTTTTCTATTCGTGATCCGATGCGTTTCCCAGAATTTATTAAAGCATTCTTACCTTCACCTAAAAATAATTTAATTGATCCTGATAGGTCTTGGGGCTTTGTAGCAAGAGCGCCTGAATCGATTCATTTTATTGTACGTTTATACTCTGATGCTGGTACGATAAAAAGTCTTCGCCACATTCCAGGACATAGTGTAAATACATATGTTTGGAGAAATGCTCAAGGTATTAGAAAGTACGTTAAATACCATTGGTACCCATTTGAAGGTGTACAATACATTAGTCGCGAAGAAGCAAATAGACTAGCCGCTGAAAATCCTGATTACGCTGGTAAAGATTTATACGATGCGATTGCGGGTGGCAAACCGGTGGAATATGGCCTATATGTTCAGCTTATGGACCCTAAGGATGAAGCAAATCTTTCTTATGATCCTTTAGACGATACAAAAGTATGGGATGAAAAAGAGTATCCCCTAATACCAGTAGGCAAAATGGTATTAAATAAAAATCCTGATAATTATATGGAACAAGTAGAAAAAGTCGCCTTCTCCCCTTCTAATTTACTAGACGGCACAGAATTATCTGATGATAAAATACTGCAAGGCCGTGCTAACATTTATAGTGATTCTCAAAGAAGAAGAATTGGGGCTGAATTTCGTAAATTACAGGTTAACCAGCAGCAAGATTGGACACCAGCTAACCAAATAACAAGCGGTGACGGAAGGTACATTGAAGGTAAACTCGAAAGGACTTCTATAACTAAACAAGATGACTTTAAGCAGGCTGGTGAATTTTATGCGAAGTTACAACCGATAGAAAAAGAACATCTTGCCGAAAACTTAGCTAGTGATTTGAAAGTTATATCTGAGGATATTAAAAAGGTAATTTTGGGGTATTTTCATAAAGTGTCAGCTGATTTGGTGAATAGGATTGAGAGTGCGATGCAAAGGCTTTAA
- a CDS encoding aspartate aminotransferase family protein, translated as MSDWFQLDKEYMMPTYCRTKVAIERGEGCKLYDVDGKEYVDLFSGVGVNVLGYNHPKIVQTTMEQVTKSLHLPFHFLNPVAIEYAKKLVDCSLKNGKVFFTNSGTEATETTLKLIDKYRANTHEEREGIVVLKNSFHGRTLGALHFTRQESVYQNFPKTSIPVYEVERENIEQLEETIVKENPIAIMLEPVLGSGGIYPLSGEYLHGVQNLCDKYNVILIVDEVQSGMGRTGKLFAYQNFNITPDIIQIGKGAGGGIPLGGIIVGEKLCDVFSPGDHGTTFAHSSMGTALGLTVLNTLIDDGLMQEAYEMSLYLNDKLREIQNENSYYIQEVRHAGMMFGISLNDTNTNVKKLQVELMEKGMLVDVTQGNIIRLLPPYIITKEEIDAFIYEFISCIHSLSAIASV; from the coding sequence ATGTCGGATTGGTTTCAATTAGATAAAGAATATATGATGCCTACGTATTGTCGTACGAAGGTTGCAATAGAAAGAGGAGAAGGGTGCAAGCTTTATGATGTGGATGGTAAAGAGTATGTAGATTTATTTTCTGGTGTCGGAGTGAACGTATTAGGGTATAATCACCCGAAAATCGTGCAAACGACAATGGAACAAGTTACGAAATCTCTGCATCTTCCGTTTCATTTTTTAAACCCAGTTGCGATTGAGTATGCAAAGAAATTAGTTGATTGCTCTTTAAAAAATGGAAAAGTCTTTTTTACAAACTCTGGTACGGAAGCGACAGAAACAACGTTGAAATTAATTGATAAATATAGAGCGAATACGCATGAGGAACGTGAAGGAATCGTAGTGCTGAAGAATAGCTTCCACGGGCGTACGTTAGGGGCACTTCATTTTACGAGACAAGAAAGTGTATATCAAAATTTCCCTAAAACATCGATTCCTGTATATGAAGTAGAGCGCGAGAATATAGAGCAATTAGAAGAAACAATTGTTAAAGAAAATCCAATTGCGATTATGCTAGAGCCTGTATTAGGTAGCGGGGGGATATACCCTTTATCGGGTGAATATTTACATGGTGTTCAAAACTTATGTGATAAATATAATGTCATTCTTATCGTTGATGAAGTTCAAAGTGGTATGGGGAGAACTGGTAAACTATTTGCTTATCAAAATTTCAATATTACACCGGATATTATTCAAATTGGTAAAGGAGCAGGAGGCGGGATACCGCTAGGGGGAATTATTGTAGGTGAAAAGCTATGTGATGTATTTTCACCAGGAGATCATGGTACAACGTTTGCTCATTCTTCAATGGGAACAGCTTTAGGGTTAACGGTTTTAAATACATTGATTGACGATGGTTTAATGCAAGAAGCTTATGAAATGTCACTATATCTAAATGATAAATTGCGAGAAATTCAGAATGAAAATTCTTATTATATTCAGGAAGTACGTCATGCTGGAATGATGTTTGGAATTAGTTTGAATGATACGAATACAAATGTAAAGAAATTACAGGTAGAGCTAATGGAGAAAGGGATGTTAGTTGACGTTACACAAGGGAACATCATCCGTTTACTTCCTCCATATATAATTACAAAAGAAGAGATTGATGCATTTATTTATGAGTTTATCTCCTGTATTCATAGCTTATCAGCTATAGCAAGTGTTTAA
- a CDS encoding MFS transporter, whose amino-acid sequence MQQNNDLNFEPQDVNIVNPKQARKAVVATGIGNAMEWFDFGLYAYLAVILSQLFFSGVDNSGLQLVLTFGTFAAAFLVRPIGGIFFGRIGDKYGRKIVLSTTIILMALSTLFIALLPTYEQIGVWAPILLLIARMIQGFSTGGEYSGAMVYIAESSPDKKRGILGSGLEIGTLSGYIAASVIVTILTLLLTDEQMLSWGWRIPFLIAAPIGLVGLYLRRHLDESPIFQEMEKAQEESEDNEQFSFMDILKYHKKDFLLSTVIVAFFNITNYMILSYIPSYLTQVLKVKETTGLLIISITMALMIPLALYFGKLSDKVGNKRVVQIGLLGLALCSIPAFLLIGNGHIVAMFAGIFILGFFLSVYEGTLPSLLPALFFTDVRYRALSISFNISVSIFGGTTPLVCSYLVHATGNPLAPAFYLTGVSVIGLIVFSVLFVTTSGRALKGSYPTVESKKEAHQIAKEDPEETLWWHEESLEIEAGKKA is encoded by the coding sequence ATGCAACAAAATAATGATTTAAATTTTGAACCTCAAGACGTTAATATTGTCAATCCTAAACAAGCGAGGAAAGCAGTTGTTGCTACTGGCATTGGGAATGCAATGGAGTGGTTTGACTTTGGATTATACGCGTATTTAGCGGTAATATTAAGTCAATTATTCTTCTCAGGTGTGGATAATAGTGGTTTGCAACTTGTACTTACATTTGGTACATTTGCAGCGGCCTTTCTCGTTCGACCAATCGGAGGTATTTTCTTTGGTAGAATAGGAGATAAGTATGGCCGAAAGATTGTTTTAAGTACAACTATTATTTTAATGGCACTTTCTACATTATTCATCGCATTACTACCAACCTATGAACAAATTGGTGTATGGGCACCAATACTACTTTTAATTGCTCGAATGATTCAAGGCTTCTCTACAGGCGGCGAATATTCAGGTGCAATGGTTTATATCGCAGAATCTTCTCCAGATAAAAAGCGTGGTATACTCGGTAGTGGTCTTGAAATTGGAACACTCTCAGGTTACATTGCTGCCTCGGTAATTGTTACCATTTTAACGTTATTATTAACAGATGAGCAAATGCTCAGCTGGGGATGGCGTATTCCTTTCTTAATTGCTGCACCAATTGGTTTGGTCGGTTTATATTTACGACGTCATTTAGATGAATCTCCAATCTTTCAAGAGATGGAAAAAGCACAAGAGGAATCTGAAGACAACGAACAATTTTCATTTATGGATATATTAAAATATCACAAAAAAGACTTCTTATTAAGCACAGTAATTGTTGCCTTCTTTAACATTACAAACTATATGATCCTTTCGTATATTCCTTCTTATTTAACACAAGTACTAAAAGTCAAAGAAACAACGGGCTTATTAATTATTTCAATTACGATGGCACTTATGATTCCACTGGCACTTTATTTCGGTAAATTAAGTGATAAAGTAGGTAATAAACGCGTAGTACAAATTGGCTTACTTGGTTTAGCATTATGTTCAATTCCAGCATTTTTATTAATTGGTAACGGACATATTGTAGCCATGTTTGCGGGTATTTTCATTTTAGGTTTCTTCCTTAGTGTATATGAAGGAACATTGCCTTCGTTATTACCAGCACTCTTTTTCACCGATGTACGTTATCGTGCGCTTTCTATCTCCTTTAATATTTCTGTATCTATATTCGGTGGTACAACGCCGCTTGTATGTTCATACTTAGTTCATGCTACTGGTAACCCACTGGCACCAGCATTTTATTTAACTGGTGTAAGTGTAATTGGATTAATTGTGTTTAGTGTACTGTTTGTCACAACATCAGGACGTGCACTAAAAGGTTCTTACCCTACTGTCGAATCGAAAAAAGAAGCACATCAAATTGCTAAAGAGGATCCTGAAGAAACACTTTGGTGGCATGAAGAATCTTTAGAAATTGAAGCAGGAAAAAAAGCATAA
- a CDS encoding DUF4018 domain-containing protein, translated as MKTWLYHVNDFILLLLLSLLTERDELIGIAIFLVTGYVGIFLIHKFMKKKTTGFVLLLVIQIIGCSLFLPFSILGTILLPLFFFIVHSVGPGYPVQKSLGGIVWFVVSAIFYAPFPPLWKGLLLALHIMITFWLTGSNRNQQLLRFTSIITIGIISALLIPVFPYIRLLFSYIIQVVALGFCYALNPLFSAAALKDTDDFWSNKGNLKDPQIKEELGQRPFDPTLINSITIIACTAIAIYVVWKIVKKRKHLSLPNMPVFESTIITDKEGISQKRFKRNKPPHNEIRKEIFKLESKLSPPLNRERGETVEAWLERINDEEEVNIQSHIIIDAYNAVRYSNGENTVLLHEFKEEVYKLYAYQKSLKKRK; from the coding sequence TTGAAAACTTGGCTCTATCACGTTAATGACTTTATTCTGCTCCTCCTTCTTTCATTATTAACGGAAAGAGATGAGCTCATTGGTATTGCTATATTTTTAGTGACCGGTTATGTAGGAATATTTCTTATTCATAAATTTATGAAGAAAAAAACAACAGGTTTTGTACTACTGTTAGTTATTCAAATAATCGGTTGTTCTTTATTTCTACCTTTCTCTATTTTAGGCACAATATTATTACCACTGTTTTTCTTTATCGTACACTCTGTTGGACCGGGATATCCAGTACAAAAATCGTTAGGCGGTATTGTATGGTTTGTCGTTTCAGCTATATTTTATGCCCCCTTTCCGCCATTGTGGAAAGGGTTACTATTAGCTTTACACATTATGATTACCTTTTGGTTAACAGGTTCCAATCGTAATCAACAGCTATTACGTTTCACTTCTATTATTACGATTGGAATAATTAGCGCTTTACTTATTCCGGTATTTCCTTATATTCGGCTTCTTTTTTCTTATATCATACAAGTAGTTGCCTTAGGATTTTGTTATGCTTTAAATCCATTGTTCTCGGCAGCTGCATTAAAAGATACAGACGACTTTTGGTCGAATAAAGGAAATTTAAAAGATCCTCAAATTAAAGAAGAATTGGGGCAGCGTCCTTTTGATCCAACTCTCATAAATAGCATTACAATAATAGCCTGTACAGCCATCGCTATTTACGTCGTTTGGAAAATAGTAAAAAAACGAAAACATTTAAGTTTACCAAATATGCCTGTCTTTGAATCTACAATCATTACTGATAAAGAAGGCATTAGCCAAAAACGCTTCAAACGAAATAAACCACCACATAACGAAATTCGAAAAGAAATTTTCAAACTCGAGAGTAAGCTATCTCCTCCTTTAAACCGAGAACGAGGAGAAACTGTTGAAGCTTGGCTAGAGAGAATTAATGATGAAGAAGAGGTAAATATTCAGAGTCATATTATTATAGACGCGTATAATGCAGTGCGTTATTCAAATGGTGAAAACACTGTACTTCTGCATGAATTTAAGGAAGAGGTTTATAAGCTTTATGCGTATCAGAAGAGTTTGAAGAAGAGAAAATGA
- a CDS encoding DUF58 domain-containing protein, with amino-acid sequence MNGQRVVTVPLFFQLHIIQLTVPGAILFTFFLPQRIIMFLFFFYYLFAIFIYKYVAYIEKRFQVINEKQTTRLFPDESGQFFIHLKNGANIPLVNGVCYFHLNSSLIPHKDQGIEQISKTLFSFPFSQPAHSAQKWDLTLTATKRGVFQIEQFECVLKDPFHLLTVHLPVFDKLKTEIIVYPSPKEVAGLQELQQLLTGSYRTNFSFYNDETSIIGVKRYERESFRSIHWKASAKMQALQAKQYEPVKNYSWTICLSLAADRGFGWKENVEDLISFTTYICQFATKHQIPFELFISVLAEGGPLLLPLNEGQTHYAKALEELARISDDSTLLPKQGFLHYVTRKRERSSTMIYIGLQKKELPLLSQPTFLINNEGMVEKLENLALSR; translated from the coding sequence ATGAATGGACAGCGCGTTGTAACTGTACCTTTATTTTTTCAACTCCATATTATTCAATTAACTGTGCCAGGCGCTATACTATTTACGTTTTTTCTGCCGCAACGAATTATTATGTTTCTCTTTTTCTTCTACTATTTATTTGCGATTTTCATTTATAAATATGTCGCTTACATAGAGAAAAGATTTCAAGTTATAAATGAAAAACAAACAACTCGTCTTTTCCCTGATGAATCTGGACAGTTTTTTATTCATTTAAAAAATGGTGCAAATATACCACTCGTTAACGGCGTTTGTTATTTTCATTTAAATTCATCTCTTATACCGCATAAGGATCAAGGGATTGAACAAATATCGAAAACGTTATTTTCTTTCCCATTTTCACAACCTGCTCATTCAGCACAAAAATGGGATTTAACATTAACCGCAACGAAGCGTGGTGTGTTTCAAATTGAACAGTTCGAATGTGTTTTAAAAGATCCTTTTCATCTTTTAACTGTACATTTACCTGTTTTCGATAAGTTAAAGACTGAAATTATTGTGTACCCTTCTCCTAAAGAGGTAGCCGGTTTACAAGAACTTCAGCAACTATTAACAGGTTCGTATCGAACGAATTTCTCTTTTTACAATGATGAAACATCCATTATCGGTGTTAAACGATATGAACGTGAATCTTTCCGCTCTATTCATTGGAAAGCATCTGCTAAAATGCAGGCGTTACAAGCGAAGCAATATGAACCTGTAAAAAATTATAGTTGGACGATTTGTCTTTCTTTAGCTGCTGATCGTGGGTTTGGTTGGAAAGAAAATGTAGAAGACCTTATTTCATTTACAACGTACATTTGTCAATTCGCAACGAAGCATCAAATTCCGTTTGAGTTATTTATTAGCGTTTTAGCAGAAGGTGGCCCTTTGCTTTTACCATTAAACGAAGGACAAACACATTACGCCAAAGCGTTAGAAGAATTAGCACGTATTTCAGATGATAGTACGCTACTTCCGAAACAAGGATTTCTTCACTATGTAACGAGAAAAAGGGAACGCTCATCTACAATGATATACATTGGTTTGCAGAAAAAGGAGCTCCCTCTTCTATCTCAACCTACGTTCCTCATTAATAATGAAGGGATGGTGGAAAAGCTTGAAAACTTGGCTCTATCACGTTAA
- a CDS encoding AAA family ATPase: MITKLKENIGSVFVGKENVIDLLLVSLLADGHVLLEDVPGTGKTLLAKTISKSIGGNFSRVQFTPDVLPSDVTGIEYFNPKTSEFELRLGPVMTNILLADEINRAMPRTQSSLLEAMEERQVTLEKQSTPLPKPFFVIATQNPIESQGTFPLPDAQLDRFLMTISIGYPSPEDELKMMRRFRNNAPLESVTSVISLEDILEAQKQVKEIFVSEPLEHYIIKLAHATRNHDYIANGVSPRATLALVRAVQALAFLRGREYCTPEDIQFLVPSVWNHRIVLSMEGALRTTKNEITQRILKEVDVPVEIEQA; the protein is encoded by the coding sequence ATGATAACTAAATTGAAAGAAAACATAGGATCTGTTTTTGTCGGTAAGGAAAATGTAATTGATTTACTCCTCGTTTCACTGCTTGCTGATGGACATGTACTGCTTGAAGACGTACCTGGTACTGGAAAAACATTACTAGCAAAAACAATTTCTAAAAGCATTGGTGGTAATTTTTCTCGCGTTCAATTTACCCCTGATGTACTTCCGAGTGATGTAACAGGTATTGAATATTTCAATCCAAAAACTAGTGAATTCGAATTAAGACTTGGACCAGTTATGACAAATATACTACTCGCAGATGAAATTAACCGCGCGATGCCGAGAACACAATCTAGTTTGTTAGAAGCGATGGAAGAACGACAAGTAACGCTTGAAAAGCAGTCTACTCCTCTTCCGAAACCGTTCTTTGTTATTGCGACGCAAAACCCGATTGAATCACAAGGAACTTTCCCTCTTCCAGATGCACAACTTGATCGCTTTTTAATGACGATTTCAATTGGTTATCCGTCTCCTGAAGATGAATTAAAAATGATGCGCCGTTTTCGTAACAATGCACCGTTAGAAAGCGTCACATCTGTCATTTCTTTAGAAGACATTTTAGAAGCACAGAAACAAGTGAAAGAAATTTTCGTATCAGAACCGTTAGAACATTACATTATTAAGCTTGCTCACGCTACAAGAAATCATGATTACATTGCTAACGGTGTAAGCCCGCGTGCTACATTAGCTTTAGTACGTGCCGTTCAAGCACTAGCCTTTTTACGCGGCAGAGAATATTGCACACCTGAAGATATACAATTTTTAGTTCCTTCTGTTTGGAATCACCGTATCGTCTTATCAATGGAAGGTGCCTTACGCACGACAAAAAATGAAATCACGCAAAGGATTTTAAAAGAAGTTGACGTACCTGTGGAGATTGAACAAGCATGA
- a CDS encoding PadR family transcriptional regulator: MNAKTQKYIPLTEATYYILLSLVKPMHGYGIMQMVEEMTNGEVKLGPGTLYGNTTKLLKEKLIVEVASTDRKKCYELTPFGREVLELEYNRLQRSVRNGNSILGE, translated from the coding sequence ATGAATGCGAAAACGCAAAAATACATTCCATTAACTGAGGCGACATATTACATATTGTTGTCACTTGTAAAGCCAATGCATGGTTATGGAATTATGCAAATGGTAGAAGAGATGACAAATGGGGAAGTAAAGCTCGGTCCTGGTACTTTATATGGGAATACTACGAAGTTATTAAAAGAGAAATTGATTGTTGAAGTTGCCTCTACAGACAGAAAGAAGTGCTATGAGTTAACACCGTTTGGGAGAGAAGTGTTAGAGCTAGAGTATAACAGGTTACAGAGATCTGTAAGAAATGGAAACAGTATATTAGGGGAGTGA
- a CDS encoding DUF2812 domain-containing protein has protein sequence METKKIFKPFAVWSVEKEEAFLRNMHQQGWALQKYNIMYTFKKTKPKDVVYKADFRLDYKDSKEKQKEYIDIYEMCGWKHVTSFAKWNYFCKEVEDDNELPDIYSEKETKVQKMKELLQFFAFISITILPSMYNAFLSSTESRVPIWAKVMLGFVGCMYMYLFIRISWKIKKLKNEIL, from the coding sequence ATGGAGACAAAGAAGATATTCAAACCTTTCGCGGTATGGAGCGTAGAAAAAGAAGAAGCTTTTTTACGGAATATGCACCAACAAGGCTGGGCATTACAAAAATATAATATAATGTATACATTTAAGAAAACTAAGCCGAAAGATGTAGTATATAAAGCGGATTTCAGATTGGATTATAAAGATTCAAAAGAAAAACAAAAAGAATATATTGATATATATGAAATGTGTGGGTGGAAACATGTAACGAGTTTTGCAAAATGGAATTATTTTTGTAAAGAGGTAGAAGATGATAATGAGTTACCTGACATTTACTCAGAAAAAGAGACGAAGGTACAAAAAATGAAGGAATTACTACAATTTTTTGCATTTATTTCAATAACTATATTACCCTCAATGTATAATGCATTTTTAAGTTCAACAGAATCAAGAGTGCCAATTTGGGCGAAAGTTATGCTGGGGTTTGTGGGTTGTATGTATATGTATCTCTTTATAAGGATCTCTTGGAAAATTAAGAAATTGAAAAACGAAATATTATAA
- a CDS encoding lactonase family protein, with translation MQRMNNYFRARASMVYMMTNNEVMNHIVAFHMDTNGMLTFVGSYRTYGRGTGIKEVSTETANDGIDPLASQGSLTFSRDGRFLFAVNAGSHSISSFIIADNGVPTFVDVKPSGGAQPNSIGVYDNLLYVSNVGNAANNFASNITGFHIDDKGNLTPIPRSTHALSTFNAQPAQVLFTPDGSKIVVSELTSNHLSVFHVNKDGTVTGPIVNDSYGKGPLGAYFLSSGILLVTEAVSNALSSYSLSNDGTLHVISGSVQNGYKTACWVITTKDERFAYTTNTLSGTISTYQIAPNGVLSVVRHITSTPPGTAPGLPMDVGVSKDGRHFYTLNGNQGTVSVFNIQSDGSLVRLQVVASSNFPYFGSQGLAVL, from the coding sequence ATGCAGAGAATGAACAATTATTTTCGTGCTCGTGCGAGTATGGTATACATGATGACTAATAATGAAGTAATGAATCACATTGTTGCTTTTCATATGGATACGAATGGAATGCTCACCTTTGTGGGTTCTTACCGAACTTACGGAAGAGGTACTGGTATAAAGGAAGTTTCTACAGAAACGGCAAACGATGGTATAGATCCTCTAGCATCACAAGGTTCTCTGACTTTTTCCCGTGATGGTCGTTTCCTATTTGCAGTTAACGCAGGCAGTCATAGTATCAGTAGTTTTATCATAGCAGATAACGGGGTGCCGACTTTCGTGGATGTAAAGCCATCAGGAGGTGCTCAGCCCAATAGCATTGGTGTGTATGATAATCTTCTCTATGTCTCCAATGTAGGTAATGCTGCAAACAATTTTGCATCAAATATTACTGGATTTCACATAGATGATAAGGGAAACCTTACACCTATTCCACGATCCACTCATGCTCTCAGTACCTTTAATGCTCAGCCCGCACAAGTTCTCTTCACCCCGGATGGTAGTAAAATTGTTGTCTCCGAGCTTACATCAAACCATCTCAGTGTCTTCCATGTAAATAAAGATGGTACGGTCACAGGACCAATTGTTAATGATTCTTACGGTAAAGGCCCATTGGGTGCTTACTTTCTATCGTCCGGAATTCTCTTAGTTACAGAAGCAGTTTCAAATGCGTTGTCATCTTATTCATTGAGCAATGATGGTACTCTTCATGTAATCAGCGGCTCTGTACAAAACGGATATAAAACTGCCTGTTGGGTTATAACAACGAAGGATGAACGTTTTGCCTACACTACGAACACTTTAAGTGGCACCATCTCCACCTACCAAATCGCCCCCAATGGAGTACTGTCAGTAGTAAGGCATATTACTAGTACACCGCCGGGGACAGCACCGGGTCTTCCGATGGATGTTGGAGTGAGTAAAGATGGACGACATTTTTACACCCTTAATGGAAATCAGGGCACAGTGTCAGTATTTAATATTCAAAGTGATGGTAGTCTAGTAAGGTTGCAGGTTGTTGCTTCATCAAATTTTCCTTACTTTGGGTCGCAAGGCTTAGCTGTTCTTTGA
- a CDS encoding VOC family protein yields MNLKMKYIILYVEKFEQCLQFYKEILRLPIRAEHGTYIEFETGATILAMNTREDVKELTGLPLTEGVLQSSHFELGFVVEDVKGTIEKLKEQGVKVLVEPIVKPWGQTIAYIADPDGNYIEICSSLE; encoded by the coding sequence ATGAACTTAAAAATGAAATACATTATTTTATATGTGGAAAAGTTTGAGCAATGTCTTCAGTTTTATAAAGAAATTTTAAGATTACCAATAAGAGCAGAGCACGGTACATATATTGAATTTGAAACAGGAGCAACAATTTTAGCGATGAATACACGAGAGGATGTTAAGGAGTTAACGGGACTACCTCTTACAGAAGGTGTACTACAATCTTCTCATTTTGAGTTAGGGTTTGTTGTAGAAGATGTAAAGGGAACGATTGAGAAATTAAAAGAACAAGGGGTTAAAGTTCTAGTTGAGCCAATCGTAAAACCGTGGGGACAAACAATTGCTTACATTGCCGATCCAGACGGTAATTATATTGAAATTTGTAGTTCATTAGAATAG
- a CDS encoding GNAT family N-acetyltransferase: MGFPKLETERLLLRELTLLDAEAMFHYFSKESVIRYFGMDSFENIEQAKTTIQTFRKRNEEGSVFRWGIEKKGTDQLIGTCGFHLINNHHKRAEIGYELDDTYWGQGYATEALQAMLAYGFETLHFIRIAAVVYIENEASRNLLKKAGFQEEGLLRKYMIQNDVAHDTVVYSLLKEDWKK, encoded by the coding sequence ATGGGGTTTCCAAAATTAGAGACAGAACGTTTACTATTAAGAGAACTTACACTATTAGATGCAGAAGCGATGTTCCATTATTTTTCAAAAGAATCCGTTATTCGTTATTTCGGAATGGACTCTTTCGAAAATATTGAGCAAGCGAAAACGACTATTCAAACGTTTAGAAAGCGTAATGAAGAGGGAAGTGTATTTCGCTGGGGAATAGAGAAGAAAGGCACGGATCAATTAATTGGTACGTGTGGGTTTCATTTAATTAACAATCATCATAAACGAGCTGAAATTGGTTATGAGCTAGATGATACATATTGGGGACAAGGATACGCAACCGAAGCACTGCAAGCAATGCTAGCTTACGGATTTGAAACGTTGCACTTTATAAGAATTGCAGCTGTCGTATATATAGAAAATGAAGCTTCCCGTAATTTATTAAAAAAAGCCGGATTTCAAGAAGAAGGATTACTTCGAAAATATATGATTCAAAATGATGTTGCTCATGACACGGTCGTTTATTCATTATTAAAAGAAGATTGGAAAAAGTAA